From Cricetulus griseus strain 17A/GY chromosome 1 unlocalized genomic scaffold, alternate assembly CriGri-PICRH-1.0 chr1_0, whole genome shotgun sequence, a single genomic window includes:
- the LOC100759428 gene encoding Fc receptor-like protein 2, whose amino-acid sequence MLLWSLLLALAPVRVQSDWLSISVPRHAYEGDHVSISCTGEKNYDIKRLKYFKDGSHIATYSSALSYTIGNARFSDSGYYSCKADRKLFLFIDTTEKSRDARLSVQELFPAPGMTASSLQPIEGSSVTLSCNTWLPLDRATTQLQYSFFKDGNTLQSGWSSAKFTISAIRKEDSGNYWCEAMTASRSVLKRSYRSYIDVERIPVSQVSMEIQSPGGWGVEGQTLLLVCSVANGTGLITYSWHREDTEESVGKKSQRSQRAELEIAPVSESHAGGYYCTADNSYGLVQSEVVNVTVKVPVLSPLLSISVPGVLPFIGDVAELQCEDKRASPPILYWFYHENITLGNTSAPSGGKASFKLTLTAGHSGNYSCEADNGWGMKRSQVVPLNVTEPPPKVRLVNGPHACEGRVEVEQEGRWGTVCDDGWDMKDVAVVCRELGCGAAVHTPIAMLYPPAVDEALPVLIQVALCNGTEKSLAECDQVETFDCGHDEDAGAVCEGG is encoded by the exons ATGCTGCTGTGGTCACTGCTGCTGGCCCTGG CTCCTGTCAGAGTCCAGTCCG ACTGGTTGAGCATCAGCGTGCCACGCCATGCCTATGAAGGAGACCATGTATCCATAAGCTGCACGGGGGAAAAGAATTATGACATAAAGAGGCTAAAGTACTTCAAGGATGGATCTCACATAGCTACTTATAGCAGTGCTTTGAGCTATACCATTGGGAATGCAAGATTCAGTGACAGTGGCTACTATTCCTGTAAGGCAGATAGGAAACTTTTCCTATTTATagacacaacagaaaaatcaagagaTGCACGACTTAGTGTCCAAG AGCTTTTTCCAGCCCCTGGGATGACAGCCAGCTCACTGCAGCCCATAGAGGGGAGTTCAGTGACCCTGTCCTGCAACACCTGGCTCCCTTTAGATAGGGCAACGACCCAGTTACAGTATTCCTTCTTCAAAGATGGCAACACTTTGCAGTCAGGTTGGAGCTCAGCAAAGTTTACGATATCGGCAATACGGAAAGAAGACTCTGGAAATTACTGGTGTGAGGCGATGACAGCATCTCGCAGTGTCTTGAAGCGGAGTTACCGGTCCTATATAGATGTGGAGA GGATCCCTGTGTCTCAAGTCTCCATGGAGATCCAGTCTCCAGGGGGCTGGGGAGTTGAGGGGCAGACGCTGCTCCTTGTCTGTTCTGTGGCTAACGGCACTGGGCTCATCACGTACTCCTGGCACAGAGAGGACACAGAGGAAAGTGTGGGGAAGAAAAGCCAGCGTTCCCAGAGAGCCGAGCTGGAGATCGCTCCTGTCAGCGAAAGTCACGCCGGGGGTTACTACTGCACTGCTGACAACAGCTACGGCCTTGTCCAGAGTGAGGTAGTGAATGTCACAGTGAAAG TTCCAGTGCTGAGCCCTCTCCTCTCCATCAGTGTTCCTGGGGTGCTGCCCTTCATTGGGGATGTGGCAGAGCTTCAGTGTGAAGACAAGAGAGCTTCTCCTCCCATTCTGTACTGGTTTTATCATGAAAATATCACTCTGGGCAACACCTCAGCACCATCTGGAGGAAAAGCATCCTTTAAGCTCACTCTGACTGCAGGGCATTCTGGGAACTACTCCTGTGAGGCTGACAATGGCTGGGGGATGAAGCGCAGTCAAGTGGTACCACTCAACGTCACAG AACCCCCACCCAAAGTGCGTCTGGTGAATGGTCCCCATGCCTGTGAAGGACGTGTAGAGGTGGAACAGGAAGGCCGCTGGGGCACTGTATGCGATGATGGTTGGGACATGAAGGATGTGGCTGTTGTGTGCCGAGAGCTGGGCTGCGGAGCGGCCGTCCACACACCTATAGCCATGTTGTATCCACCAGCAGTTGATGAAGCTTTGCCGGTGCTCATTCAGGTAGCCCTGTGCAACGGGACAGAAAAGAGCCTGGCTGAATGTGACCAGGTGGAGACCTTTGATTGTGGACATGATGAAGATGCTGGAGCTGTGTGTGAAGGTGGGTGA